In 'Nostoc azollae' 0708, the following are encoded in one genomic region:
- a CDS encoding aminotransferase class I/II-fold pyridoxal phosphate-dependent enzyme, with product MLNQNQTPLIDALKVSISRPHAPFYTPGHKRGAGISPILTDLLGKEVFRADLTELAELDHLFTPESAILAAQELAAVAFGAEKTWFLVNGSTCGIEAAILATCGMNDKIILPRNVHSSVISGLILSGAIPTFINPEYDQDLDFAHSITPEAVKTALAKYPDAKAVLTVYPTYYGVCGDLSAIAQITHQHHIPLIVDEAHGAHFSFHPHLPTSALTAGADLTIQSIHKTLGAMTQASMLHIQGNRIDIDRLNKSLQLVQSTSPSFILLASLDAARQQMAINGEWLMSQTLQLAEAARSQISQIPGLSVLEIPPTPLFKEGFVDLDQTRLTINISELGLTGFEAEEILNEMGVTSEFSSLQNITFIISLGNIWTDIDALVQGLKNLTRIPQLTSQYKLCKYTNDAMISLNMCISPREAFFANSEILPLEKTEERICAEIICPYPPGIPVLMPGEIITKSALEYLLQIQSLGGFITGCMDTSLRSVKVIKT from the coding sequence ATGCTCAATCAAAACCAAACCCCCCTCATAGATGCCTTAAAAGTCTCTATCTCTCGTCCCCACGCACCATTCTACACCCCAGGACATAAACGGGGTGCGGGAATTTCGCCTATTTTAACCGATTTACTAGGTAAAGAAGTTTTCCGTGCTGATTTAACAGAACTTGCAGAATTAGATCACCTCTTCACACCTGAAAGCGCAATTTTAGCAGCACAAGAATTAGCGGCAGTGGCTTTTGGTGCGGAAAAAACGTGGTTTTTAGTTAATGGTTCTACTTGTGGAATTGAAGCTGCAATTCTCGCTACTTGCGGTATGAATGATAAAATTATTCTGCCGCGAAATGTGCATTCTTCGGTAATTTCTGGATTAATTCTTTCTGGTGCAATTCCTACTTTTATAAATCCCGAATATGATCAAGACTTAGATTTTGCTCACAGTATTACACCGGAAGCTGTAAAAACAGCATTAGCAAAATATCCTGATGCAAAAGCAGTGCTGACTGTTTATCCTACTTATTACGGTGTTTGTGGAGATTTGAGTGCGATCGCACAAATTACCCATCAACATCACATTCCCCTCATTGTTGATGAAGCACATGGGGCACATTTCTCTTTTCATCCTCATTTACCCACATCAGCTTTAACCGCAGGTGCAGATTTAACCATACAATCTATTCACAAAACCTTGGGTGCAATGACACAGGCATCAATGTTGCACATCCAAGGCAATAGAATTGATATTGATAGATTAAATAAATCCTTACAGTTAGTTCAATCTACAAGTCCCAGCTTTATTCTTTTAGCTTCCCTTGATGCCGCACGTCAACAAATGGCTATCAATGGGGAATGGTTGATGTCTCAAACTTTGCAATTAGCTGAAGCAGCAAGAAGTCAAATTAGCCAAATTCCTGGTTTATCAGTTTTAGAGATCCCCCCAACCCCCCTTTTTAAGGAGGGCTTTGTGGATTTAGATCAAACACGGTTAACTATTAATATTTCTGAATTAGGTTTAACAGGGTTTGAAGCTGAAGAAATTCTCAATGAAATGGGTGTTACCTCAGAATTTTCATCCCTACAAAATATTACTTTTATTATTAGTTTGGGTAATATTTGGACAGATATAGATGCATTAGTACAAGGATTAAAAAATTTGACTCGGATACCACAATTGACAAGTCAGTACAAATTATGTAAATATACAAACGATGCTATGATTAGCCTTAATATGTGCATTTCTCCCCGTGAGGCTTTTTTTGCTAACAGTGAAATATTGCCTTTGGAGAAAACGGAAGAAAGAATTTGTGCAGAAATTATTTGCCCATATCCTCCAGGAATTCCTGTATTAATGCCGGGAGAAATCATTACAAAATCGGCTTTAGAATATCTGCTACAAATTCAGTCTTTGGGAGGATTTATTACTGGTTGTATGGATACAAGCCTCCGCAGCGTAAAGGTCATCAAAACCTAA
- the trpC gene encoding indole-3-glycerol phosphate synthase TrpC, with amino-acid sequence MIYPGTIYNSRLQPILREIVWQKKLEVAQMQQEMSFASLQRQLTAAPTVRDFFSALQQSLHKPGLITEVKRSVPDQDIISLDFDPLAMAKSYERGGATCISVVTDQKFFQGGFDHLRTIRHRIALPLLCKDFILDPCQIYLARSAGADAVLLIAAILTDQEINNFLRVIHYLGMNAILEVHNLTELDRLLKLEDVRIISINNRSLEDFSVNLSTTQQLMAARRSHLQNLGILVVSESGIETSDHLSLMADAGVNAVLMGDSLLQQENLEEAVRSLIKPNVPVYKDLVKKAV; translated from the coding sequence ATGATTTACCCTGGTACTATTTATAATAGTCGGCTGCAACCCATACTCAGAGAGATTGTATGGCAAAAAAAGCTGGAAGTGGCACAAATGCAGCAGGAAATGTCTTTTGCGTCTTTACAACGTCAATTAACTGCTGCTCCCACTGTACGAGATTTCTTTAGTGCTTTGCAGCAGAGTCTTCACAAACCTGGCTTGATTACAGAGGTGAAAAGATCGGTACCTGATCAAGATATAATTAGTCTAGATTTTGATCCATTAGCGATGGCTAAGTCTTATGAACGTGGTGGAGCAACTTGTATATCTGTTGTTACTGACCAAAAGTTTTTTCAGGGGGGTTTTGACCATTTGCGTACTATCCGGCATCGGATAGCTTTACCTCTGTTATGCAAGGATTTTATTCTTGATCCTTGCCAAATTTATTTAGCAAGATCAGCAGGTGCAGATGCGGTATTATTAATCGCTGCTATTCTTACAGATCAGGAAATCAATAATTTTTTGCGGGTGATTCATTACTTGGGAATGAATGCTATTTTGGAAGTCCATAACTTGACTGAATTAGATCGTTTACTCAAGTTAGAAGATGTTCGCATTATCTCAATTAATAACCGCAGTTTAGAAGATTTTAGTGTGAATCTTAGCACAACTCAGCAATTAATGGCAGCTAGGCGATCGCATCTGCAAAATTTAGGGATTTTGGTTGTTAGTGAGTCAGGAATTGAGACATCTGATCATTTATCTCTCATGGCTGATGCTGGTGTGAATGCAGTTTTAATGGGAGATTCTTTACTGCAACAAGAAAACTTAGAGGAAGCTGTGCGTAGTCTGATTAAACCCAATGTCCCTGTTTACAAAGACCTGGTGAAAAAAGCAGTTTAA
- a CDS encoding DNA double-strand break repair nuclease NurA has product MLDLRKLARQIQGLSQHLTLEAAASRQRLELAQENLKQAFKCQQELIERQEKWRDRILFANATPIEPLQTYIDIPVPPKVHTVISTDGSQIAPNHHEIAYCYLLNIGRVVLHYGQNRHPLLDSLPEVFYRPEDLYVSHPWGIRTEEWMGYRRTAWEITVLAELACSAKTEAPALAMVDGSLIYWFLDKLPMDARDHILPPILEAWQQMRKAQIPIMGYLSASRNIEAMNFLRFLACPHPVPDCISYCPNQLEYMPCKIFESLRDTSLWATQLQPGQRSPLWRSNAQILELYSDQIIYFCYVHVGTEIARIEVPAWVAENSAMFNEALGLMLAQVQKGYGYPVAIAEAHNQAVVRGGDRSHFFALLEREMIKAGIKNVGTSYKEARKRGSIP; this is encoded by the coding sequence ATGCTTGATTTGAGAAAATTAGCACGGCAAATCCAGGGTTTAAGTCAACATTTGACTTTAGAAGCTGCTGCGAGTCGTCAGCGTTTGGAGTTGGCACAGGAAAATTTAAAACAAGCGTTTAAGTGTCAACAAGAGTTAATTGAACGTCAGGAAAAATGGCGTGATCGCATTCTCTTTGCTAATGCTACACCGATTGAACCTCTACAAACTTATATTGATATTCCCGTCCCTCCCAAAGTTCATACTGTCATTTCTACCGATGGTTCGCAAATTGCTCCTAATCATCATGAAATTGCGTATTGTTACTTGTTAAATATTGGTAGGGTTGTTTTACATTATGGTCAAAATCGCCACCCTCTCCTAGATAGTTTACCGGAAGTTTTTTATCGTCCTGAAGATTTGTATGTGTCGCATCCATGGGGCATTAGAACTGAAGAATGGATGGGTTATCGCCGTACTGCTTGGGAAATCACAGTGTTAGCAGAATTAGCTTGCAGTGCTAAAACTGAAGCACCAGCTTTAGCGATGGTAGATGGTTCGTTAATATACTGGTTTTTAGATAAACTACCGATGGATGCACGCGATCACATTTTACCCCCTATTCTCGAAGCTTGGCAACAAATGCGAAAAGCTCAAATTCCCATCATGGGTTATCTTAGCGCCTCCCGCAACATCGAAGCTATGAACTTTTTACGGTTTTTAGCCTGTCCCCATCCAGTCCCAGACTGTATCAGTTATTGCCCTAATCAACTAGAATATATGCCCTGTAAAATATTTGAATCTTTGCGAGATACATCCTTATGGGCAACCCAACTCCAACCCGGACAACGCAGTCCCTTATGGCGCAGTAATGCCCAAATTTTAGAATTATACAGCGACCAAATCATTTATTTTTGTTACGTTCATGTTGGTACGGAAATTGCCCGGATTGAAGTTCCGGCTTGGGTAGCTGAAAATTCAGCCATGTTTAACGAAGCACTAGGCTTAATGCTGGCACAAGTACAAAAAGGATACGGCTATCCTGTGGCAATTGCGGAGGCACATAACCAGGCAGTCGTTAGAGGTGGCGATAGAAGCCATTTCTTTGCCCTTTTAGAAAGAGAAATGATCAAAGCTGGTATAAAAAACGTAGGAACTTCCTATAAAGAAGCCAGGAAAAGGGGAAGTATTCCTTAA
- a CDS encoding type II toxin-antitoxin system HicB family antitoxin, whose product MSDPETGDWALWCREIAGCTSTGDTQEEALENIKEAIQLYLQPDLIKLAPSVMAITAIQ is encoded by the coding sequence ATTTCAGATCCAGAAACAGGTGATTGGGCTCTATGGTGTCGAGAAATAGCAGGTTGTACTTCAACTGGTGACACTCAAGAAGAAGCTTTGGAAAATATTAAAGAAGCTATTCAACTGTATTTACAGCCAGATTTAATTAAGTTAGCTCCTAGTGTAATGGCTATTACTGCTATACAATAA
- the ychF gene encoding redox-regulated ATPase YchF encodes MLRAGIVGLPNVGKSTLFNAVVANAKAEAANFPFCTIEPNVGIVSVPDDRLNVLARIATSKQIIPARVEFVDIAGLVKGASQGEGLGNQFLSHIREVDAIVHVVRCFENDDIIHVAGSVDPAQDIEIINLELGLSDLAQIEKRIDRTRKQARTSKDAQFEITVLEKLAAALNEGKSVRQVTLNEEEAAIIKGLGLLTNKPIIYAANVSEDDLETGNDFVEQVRQVASRESTQVVIVSAQVEAELVELPEEDKADFLESLGVKEGGLKSLIRATYALLGLRTYFTCGPQETRAWTINAGMSAPQAAGVIHSDFERGFIRAETVAYNDLVTHGSMNGAKEKGLVRSEGKEYVVQEGDVMLFRFNV; translated from the coding sequence ATGCTAAGAGCCGGAATAGTCGGACTTCCCAACGTCGGAAAATCAACCTTATTTAACGCTGTCGTTGCTAATGCTAAAGCCGAAGCAGCTAATTTCCCATTCTGCACCATTGAACCCAATGTTGGCATTGTCTCAGTACCAGATGACCGATTAAACGTTCTTGCAAGAATTGCTACTTCTAAACAAATTATACCTGCTCGTGTTGAGTTTGTAGATATCGCCGGTTTGGTGAAAGGTGCAAGTCAAGGAGAAGGACTAGGTAATCAATTTTTATCCCACATTCGGGAAGTTGATGCAATAGTTCATGTTGTGCGTTGTTTTGAAAATGATGATATTATTCACGTTGCCGGTTCTGTAGACCCAGCGCAAGATATTGAAATCATTAATTTAGAACTTGGTTTATCCGATTTAGCGCAAATTGAAAAACGCATTGACAGAACTCGTAAACAAGCACGCACCAGCAAAGATGCACAATTTGAAATCACTGTGCTGGAAAAATTAGCTGCTGCTTTAAATGAAGGTAAATCTGTCCGTCAAGTGACTTTAAATGAAGAAGAAGCGGCAATTATTAAAGGCTTAGGACTACTCACAAATAAACCAATTATCTATGCTGCTAATGTTTCTGAAGATGATTTAGAAACAGGTAATGATTTTGTTGAACAAGTGCGACAAGTTGCATCTCGTGAAAGTACCCAAGTTGTGATTGTTTCTGCACAAGTAGAAGCGGAATTAGTTGAATTACCAGAAGAAGATAAAGCTGATTTTCTCGAATCTTTGGGTGTAAAAGAAGGTGGTTTAAAATCCTTAATTCGTGCAACTTATGCGCTTTTAGGTTTGCGGACATATTTCACTTGTGGTCCTCAAGAAACCCGCGCTTGGACAATTAATGCAGGAATGTCTGCACCTCAAGCAGCAGGTGTCATTCACTCTGATTTTGAACGGGGTTTTATCCGTGCAGAAACCGTTGCTTATAATGATTTGGTAACTCATGGTTCGATGAATGGTGCTAAGGAAAAAGGTTTGGTAAGAAGTGAAGGTAAGGAGTATGTTGTGCAGGAAGGAGATGTGATGTTATTCAGATTTAATGTGTAG
- a CDS encoding DUF2059 domain-containing protein, whose product MLNSSKSEYPQVPTKLWDTFAAELNPDEMINEYIPLYDKYFANEEIKEIIAFDETPIRQKTLGVTPQITQDSTPIGIRYGGGAAQRALEKSKSEGYIHNL is encoded by the coding sequence ATGTTAAATTCAAGCAAATCTGAATACCCTCAAGTACCAACAAAATTATGGGATACTTTTGCTGCTGAACTCAACCCAGATGAGATGATAAATGAATATATTCCTCTATATGATAAATATTTCGCCAATGAGGAAATCAAAGAAATCATTGCCTTTGATGAAACACCAATAAGACAAAAAACTTTGGGTGTAACTCCTCAAATCACTCAAGATTCTACACCAATTGGGATCAGATATGGCGGAGGAGCTGCCCAAAGAGCTTTAGAAAAATCAAAATCTGAAGGATATATTCACAATCTTTAA
- a CDS encoding HetP family heterocyst commitment protein has product MSQNIADDNRQVTKKINTEQIEQIVKAIIAGKYSWACVLLLRFSGHNPIDYIPYRTYIRLLKNNCLLGGSQQNQTSKKEVEMLDIKSHWIHF; this is encoded by the coding sequence ATGAGCCAAAATATTGCTGATGATAATAGACAAGTCACTAAAAAGATTAACACCGAACAAATAGAACAAATAGTCAAAGCAATTATAGCTGGTAAGTATTCCTGGGCTTGTGTTTTACTTTTGCGTTTTTCTGGACATAACCCAATTGACTATATACCCTACCGTACTTATATCAGATTACTCAAAAATAATTGCCTTTTGGGTGGTTCTCAGCAAAATCAAACTTCTAAAAAAGAGGTAGAAATGTTGGATATTAAGTCACATTGGATTCATTTCTGA